Proteins from one Nitrospira sp. genomic window:
- a CDS encoding response regulator: MPKILIADDSIAVRKVAERLLTEAGMGVTLAANGSEALAILAKDRPDLIVSDVIMPDKSGYEVCAYIRGQANLADLPVLLISGIVNDEVSRQAETCKADGVLKKPFQGSSLKDRVLDLLTKRPHKAAPVPEPPHQDTVAEPSVPDPMPVMQVVSVQDDCAPTSHDPVEPQPVIEPVTMDVPEPVALSLSHELSVDDPPVGHAAEPSVSIHHDEQHQAVLAQRDARIAELEAQLGEERRVHAEQMRQIQEVLYEQRHQSDAMVSRVQLLEQTLADERTQQAVLTQRMEDIAKQAHRAGELEALLAEERHRVEHLSQQVSDATHHAARITELEAHLEAEREAANQLVQQITGLEHVEDRVRELERTLSAEREASETRRGERAQLEKVAARVGLLEEAEEKSRAQVLDLETALSAEREAGAALLAQVTQLEQGAVHVQELQHALSAEQERSQQLAQRAADAEQLAEQSTRRFEDLARKLGEIAGLASQLGAGRR; this comes from the coding sequence ATGCCAAAGATCTTGATCGCCGATGACAGCATTGCGGTTCGTAAGGTAGCGGAACGCCTTTTGACTGAGGCGGGAATGGGTGTCACCCTGGCGGCAAACGGGTCCGAAGCACTGGCGATCTTGGCAAAGGATCGTCCGGACTTGATCGTCTCCGATGTGATCATGCCGGACAAAAGCGGCTACGAGGTCTGCGCCTACATTCGTGGGCAGGCGAACCTGGCGGACTTGCCGGTGTTGCTCATCAGCGGGATTGTGAACGACGAAGTCTCTCGTCAAGCCGAAACCTGCAAAGCCGATGGGGTCTTGAAAAAGCCGTTCCAGGGCTCCTCGCTGAAGGATCGCGTGCTGGATCTGTTGACGAAGCGGCCGCACAAGGCTGCGCCGGTTCCCGAGCCGCCGCATCAAGACACGGTCGCTGAACCATCAGTACCTGATCCCATGCCCGTGATGCAGGTCGTTTCTGTTCAAGATGACTGTGCGCCAACGTCTCATGACCCTGTGGAACCACAGCCGGTGATCGAGCCGGTCACGATGGATGTGCCGGAGCCGGTGGCTTTGTCTCTGAGTCACGAGCTGTCGGTTGACGACCCTCCTGTCGGGCACGCTGCTGAGCCGAGTGTCTCCATCCACCATGATGAGCAGCATCAGGCGGTGCTGGCCCAGCGTGATGCGCGAATTGCCGAACTCGAAGCACAGCTTGGCGAGGAGCGGCGCGTCCATGCTGAGCAGATGCGGCAGATTCAAGAGGTCTTGTACGAACAACGGCACCAGAGTGACGCCATGGTCTCTCGTGTTCAACTGCTTGAGCAGACCTTGGCGGATGAACGTACGCAACAGGCGGTTCTCACTCAACGAATGGAAGACATCGCGAAGCAGGCCCATCGCGCGGGTGAGTTGGAAGCCTTGCTCGCAGAGGAGCGGCATCGTGTCGAACATCTGTCTCAACAGGTTTCCGACGCGACGCATCACGCCGCGAGGATCACGGAGTTGGAAGCGCATTTGGAGGCAGAGCGGGAGGCCGCCAATCAATTGGTCCAACAGATTACCGGCCTTGAACATGTGGAAGATCGTGTGCGCGAATTGGAGCGGACGCTATCGGCGGAGCGCGAAGCGTCCGAGACTCGACGGGGAGAGCGTGCGCAATTGGAGAAAGTGGCCGCACGGGTAGGCCTGCTGGAAGAAGCTGAGGAAAAATCCCGTGCTCAGGTGCTTGACCTGGAAACGGCGTTGTCGGCCGAGCGGGAAGCCGGAGCTGCCCTGCTCGCGCAGGTCACGCAACTGGAACAGGGCGCCGTGCATGTTCAGGAATTGCAACATGCGCTGTCTGCCGAACAGGAGCGGTCGCAGCAGCTGGCGCAACGCGCGGCCGATGCCGAGCAGCTGGCGGAGCAATCGACGCGTCGGTTCGAAGACCTCGCGAGGAAGTTGGGCGAAATCGCCGGCCTGGCATCTCAACTTGGGGCCGGAAGACGATAA
- a CDS encoding HD domain-containing protein, which translates to MEPHLYRQAEAALAKIAEAVRRRDDLDLSELTRSASGVVDALHASDQLVVEALSSPAGSPLITNLINVGILATKVGIGLGYYGTELQRLALAGLLHDIGIFAVPQELLTKTGRLTAEERSLVEQHPRLGHGVIERLGADYGWLAEVVLQAHERGKGQGYPNRLKGREINELAQIIGVVDIFDALVSPRPYRRRLLPHEAVRELLTTERTAFPREIMKALVEQLSVYPLGTRVRLSSGEEGVVVRITARYPSRPVLRVPVTETDSSSEPSLLLDLSLLPHVSIVDTVEAPALEYVAFDAVQPATAASPAPATVSDQFAALLESLDAIAGVIQAAVDQPTLRQAAPPVSPDTETRDATIPVRKEILGLFVLEAREWLNQIQTALERLDSTSEQARRAQLATILWQSLGNLARSAATVGLPGVEEMATKLFPLLQAAAKHDRTVAAHHVASLRDGLLEISQTVQELEPLREPVERDADTVGQEPASGTMQRQSPPPTMEMPREPIEVAPAESQPIPTPSILDALRQLHLARGRSREPVRDVLEAVIHRAEGEMAGGAKTVDARAIGRMLDELDKLDERFLAHMQARVPLVIDTLRRIARAGEERHLPPQALEPIFDEIDVLSGSAAQVSAVNINLFLQGLRTFLRVTAQHKPAVIRDRLAAVEERLATLIPLAQQWVDVGRVERAAIFDILPMS; encoded by the coding sequence ATGGAACCGCATCTCTATCGGCAAGCAGAGGCGGCGCTTGCGAAAATAGCCGAGGCCGTACGACGCCGTGACGACCTCGACCTTTCCGAGTTGACCCGATCGGCCTCCGGCGTTGTCGATGCCCTTCACGCCAGCGACCAACTGGTTGTTGAGGCATTGTCCAGTCCTGCCGGCTCTCCGCTCATCACGAATCTCATCAACGTCGGTATCCTGGCGACAAAGGTCGGCATCGGGCTTGGCTATTACGGGACCGAGCTGCAACGACTCGCGTTGGCCGGCCTGTTGCACGACATCGGAATCTTCGCGGTTCCCCAAGAACTGCTCACCAAAACCGGGCGTCTGACGGCCGAGGAGCGCAGCCTCGTGGAGCAGCATCCTCGTTTGGGGCATGGTGTGATCGAACGGCTCGGTGCGGACTATGGGTGGCTGGCCGAGGTCGTCTTACAAGCCCATGAGCGTGGGAAGGGGCAGGGGTATCCCAATCGTTTGAAAGGCCGAGAGATCAACGAGTTGGCGCAGATTATCGGTGTGGTAGACATCTTCGATGCGCTGGTCAGCCCGCGACCCTATCGCCGGCGTCTGTTGCCGCACGAAGCCGTTCGCGAGCTCCTGACCACAGAACGCACGGCATTTCCCCGAGAAATCATGAAGGCGTTGGTCGAACAGTTGTCGGTGTATCCGCTGGGCACAAGAGTGCGGCTCAGCAGCGGAGAGGAAGGCGTGGTGGTACGTATTACCGCACGATATCCTTCACGCCCGGTATTGCGTGTGCCGGTTACAGAGACCGACTCGAGTTCAGAACCGTCCCTCCTTCTCGATTTGAGTCTGCTACCGCACGTATCAATCGTTGATACGGTCGAGGCTCCGGCCCTAGAGTATGTGGCCTTTGACGCTGTACAACCGGCAACGGCAGCGTCTCCCGCACCCGCCACTGTCTCCGATCAATTTGCGGCCTTGCTGGAAAGTCTTGATGCCATCGCGGGGGTGATTCAGGCCGCTGTCGACCAGCCGACACTCCGGCAGGCCGCCCCGCCGGTCTCGCCTGACACAGAGACGCGTGACGCGACGATTCCGGTACGAAAAGAGATTTTGGGTCTGTTTGTGTTGGAAGCCAGAGAATGGCTCAACCAAATTCAAACGGCGCTGGAGCGACTGGATTCGACGAGTGAACAGGCGCGTCGTGCACAGCTGGCGACCATTCTCTGGCAGAGTCTCGGCAACTTGGCGCGCTCCGCGGCAACCGTCGGGTTACCCGGCGTGGAGGAGATGGCCACCAAACTGTTTCCGTTGCTCCAGGCTGCCGCCAAGCACGACCGGACCGTGGCTGCGCATCACGTGGCTTCGCTTCGAGACGGACTGTTGGAGATCAGTCAAACCGTGCAAGAGCTGGAGCCTCTTCGAGAGCCAGTCGAGCGGGACGCGGATACGGTGGGACAAGAGCCAGCAAGCGGCACCATGCAGAGACAGAGCCCGCCTCCAACTATGGAGATGCCACGTGAACCGATCGAGGTGGCGCCCGCGGAGAGCCAGCCGATACCTACGCCGTCCATTCTGGATGCGTTGCGGCAGTTACACCTCGCGCGTGGCCGTTCGAGAGAACCGGTACGCGATGTCCTGGAAGCGGTCATTCATCGCGCAGAAGGTGAGATGGCTGGCGGAGCCAAGACGGTGGATGCCCGCGCCATCGGCCGAATGCTGGATGAATTAGACAAGTTGGACGAGCGGTTTCTGGCGCATATGCAGGCTCGTGTCCCTCTGGTGATCGATACGCTCCGCCGTATCGCGCGTGCCGGCGAAGAACGGCATTTACCCCCACAGGCGCTGGAGCCGATTTTCGATGAAATCGATGTCTTATCCGGCTCGGCCGCGCAGGTGTCGGCGGTGAATATCAATCTCTTTCTGCAGGGGTTGCGCACCTTTTTGCGGGTCACGGCACAACACAAGCCGGCGGTGATCCGTGACCGCCTGGCGGCTGTGGAGGAGCGCTTGGCGACGCTGATTCCGTTGGCCCAGCAATGGGTGGATGTCGGCCGAGTCGAACGAGCCGCCATTTTCGATATTCTCCCGATGAGCTAA
- the lpxD gene encoding UDP-3-O-(3-hydroxymyristoyl)glucosamine N-acyltransferase, translating to MSTAPRHTPLTLRELHDYVGGELIGSPDATVTAVASLEQAGPGDLAFVTSERHLKSPQTATIGALLVGRRIADCPSPQIVVENPAYAFARAVQQFFTRPTRVRGIAEGITRGEGVTIGTDVSIWPGVTLGDRVTIGARVTLSPGVFIGDDSIIGDDSLLYPNVVVREGCRIGARVIIHSGTVIGSDGFGYVQYQGRHQKIPQLGGVLIEDDVELGANVSVDRATFGETIIKRGTKIDNLVQIAHNVVVGEHNILVAQVGIAGSTTLGRYVMVGGQAGLADHLQIGDQVMIAAKSGVTRSLEPNQIVSGAPVMAHATFLKAQAVIPQLPELRQRVRELEERLATLEQAAKPTAKSPKSRRK from the coding sequence ATGAGCACGGCACCCAGGCACACCCCGCTGACACTCCGGGAGCTGCACGACTATGTGGGAGGCGAACTGATCGGTTCTCCGGACGCGACCGTCACCGCCGTGGCCAGCCTGGAGCAGGCGGGACCAGGCGATCTCGCCTTCGTCACGTCCGAACGCCATCTGAAATCTCCACAAACGGCCACCATCGGCGCGCTGCTTGTTGGACGGCGCATCGCGGATTGCCCCTCTCCGCAAATCGTGGTGGAGAACCCCGCCTATGCCTTCGCGCGAGCGGTTCAACAGTTTTTCACGCGACCGACCCGAGTGCGCGGCATCGCAGAAGGCATCACGCGCGGCGAGGGCGTGACGATCGGGACCGATGTCTCCATTTGGCCCGGCGTGACTCTGGGCGACCGAGTGACCATCGGCGCGCGAGTGACCCTTTCTCCCGGTGTCTTCATCGGCGATGACAGCATCATCGGAGACGACAGCCTCCTCTACCCAAACGTGGTTGTACGGGAAGGATGCCGGATTGGGGCTCGAGTCATCATCCACAGCGGCACAGTGATCGGCAGCGACGGCTTCGGGTATGTGCAATACCAGGGCCGGCACCAGAAAATTCCTCAGCTTGGGGGCGTGCTGATCGAAGACGACGTGGAATTGGGTGCCAACGTCTCCGTGGATCGCGCGACGTTTGGAGAGACCATCATCAAGCGCGGCACCAAGATCGACAACCTCGTGCAGATCGCTCACAACGTGGTCGTCGGCGAACACAACATTTTGGTGGCGCAGGTCGGCATTGCCGGAAGCACGACCCTGGGACGCTACGTGATGGTGGGAGGACAGGCTGGTTTAGCGGATCATCTGCAGATCGGCGATCAGGTGATGATCGCGGCAAAATCCGGCGTCACCAGAAGCTTGGAGCCGAATCAGATCGTCTCCGGCGCGCCGGTGATGGCGCACGCCACGTTCCTCAAAGCCCAGGCGGTGATTCCTCAGCTTCCTGAACTTCGCCAACGGGTCCGCGAGTTGGAAGAACGTCTCGCAACCCTGGAGCAAGCGGCCAAGCCTACCGCGAAATCTCCCAAGTCTCGCCGCAAGTAG
- the fabF gene encoding beta-ketoacyl-ACP synthase II yields the protein MSTRVVITGLGVVSPIGIGVPQFWKAALEGRSGISAIPSFDPFPLEGYRSRIAGRIVDFSPDQYLPAGQGDRVDRYAQFALVAAKEALADADFKMEREDPHRVGVIVGAGMGGMVMGEREITQLYEQKRPHRVHPNFIPVITLNSASGIVAMAYGAKGPNLTISTACSSSAHALGQAMHAIRAGTADAVIVVGADASITPLVFAGFCSLRALSTKYNDAPEKASRPFDRGRDGFVMGEGAGALILESLAHAKKRKARMYAEVAGYAATSEAHHMVIPREDGEEVATTMRLALKDADVTPAQVDYINAHATSTTVGDAVEVKAIRLVFKSRADKLAVNATKSLVGHTLGAAGSLAGVVSALTLTSGQVHPTLNLDDPDPACALAGLSKDQHTRKAKVALINAFGFGSNNAAVVLKAVSS from the coding sequence TGGAAAGCGGCGCTGGAAGGCCGATCTGGGATTTCCGCCATTCCCTCGTTCGATCCGTTCCCCCTTGAGGGCTATCGGTCCCGCATCGCGGGGCGCATCGTCGATTTCTCCCCAGACCAATATCTCCCCGCCGGGCAGGGCGATCGTGTGGATCGCTATGCGCAATTCGCGCTCGTGGCCGCGAAGGAAGCGCTGGCTGATGCCGATTTCAAGATGGAACGCGAAGACCCGCACCGGGTAGGCGTGATCGTCGGCGCCGGCATGGGCGGGATGGTGATGGGCGAGCGCGAGATCACGCAACTGTATGAGCAAAAACGTCCGCACCGGGTGCATCCGAATTTTATCCCGGTCATCACGCTGAATTCCGCCTCCGGGATCGTGGCCATGGCCTATGGGGCGAAAGGGCCGAACCTGACAATTTCCACCGCCTGTTCCTCAAGTGCCCATGCTCTGGGCCAAGCCATGCACGCCATTCGCGCCGGCACGGCCGACGCCGTCATCGTAGTCGGTGCCGATGCCAGCATTACTCCCCTTGTCTTCGCAGGATTTTGCTCGCTTCGGGCCCTCTCCACGAAGTATAACGATGCCCCGGAGAAAGCCTCACGTCCCTTTGATCGCGGACGGGACGGGTTCGTGATGGGAGAAGGGGCCGGCGCGCTGATCCTCGAATCGCTGGCTCATGCGAAGAAACGCAAGGCCCGGATGTATGCGGAAGTAGCCGGGTATGCCGCCACGAGCGAGGCCCATCACATGGTCATTCCCCGGGAGGATGGCGAAGAAGTCGCCACGACCATGCGGCTTGCCCTCAAGGATGCGGACGTGACTCCTGCGCAAGTCGATTACATTAACGCCCACGCGACATCGACCACAGTCGGCGATGCGGTAGAGGTGAAGGCTATTCGCTTGGTATTCAAGTCACGCGCGGACAAACTCGCCGTGAACGCCACCAAGTCGCTGGTGGGCCATACGCTGGGCGCGGCCGGATCGCTGGCCGGAGTGGTTTCCGCCCTCACGCTCACGAGCGGACAGGTTCACCCGACACTCAACCTGGACGATCCCGACCCGGCATGCGCACTGGCTGGCCTGTCCAAGGATCAGCACACGCGCAAGGCGAAGGTGGCGCTGATCAACGCATTTGGATTCGGCAGCAACAACGCGGCCGTCGTGTTAAAAGCGGTCTCCTCCTGA